The DNA region AGCCACTGCCAAGATGGGCCGGGCGGGACGCGCCTACGCGATGGAGAGTTTCAACCTGCAAAAGCAGAGCGTGATCCTGGAGGATCACCTGCTCAGAATCGCGGGACTGGAATAGACAAAACAATGGCTAAAATTCTAACGGTCGCGCTCATCAATTCGGACTACAAGCTGACCGGCGGCGTCAAGCGAATTTTCAACATCGCCCATCCGCTGCGAGAGCGAGGCTATCAGGTACAGCTCTACAGCCCCTCGCTCGCAATGCCGAGCTGGTCGGAGCATCAGGATTTCACGGTCCGCAGTCTGGATGAGTCGCTCCGAGACGAGACCGATTGCGCAATCTTCTTCAACCCGAAGTGCATTCCCTATCGCTATCTGGCGAAGAACCCCGCCACCCATAAAGTGATCTATTTCCTGCTCAACGGCGGGCACTACAAGCAGTCCTACCAGCGATGGATCAACCGGACTCAGCGCCTGCCCGATGTCTGCCTCGCCGGCAACAATGGACGCTGGCGGAACCAATACAAGCTGCGGGGCAAGCAGGATTTCGATCTGATCGGGGGAATCGACCTTGAGCACTTTACACCTCCGGTCGAAGCTCGGCAACGACGGGACCCGGGCGAACGACTCACTGTCATCACGCAAGGGAGGGATCCGTCGAACTTCAAGGGCAAGGGGACGAATATCATCATCAAAGAACTCGAGGCACTGTCCGAGCGGATCCGCCTGGTGATCTTCTCTAATAAGCGGGTGGGTTGTTCAAGTCGCAAAATCGAGTTGACCGAAGTGGTCGCGATACCTCCCAGCGAGATGCCGGAACTGTATCGATCGGCCGATCTACTGATTCAAAATGAGGACGACGCCGGAGGCTGGAGCAATACCGCCGCGGAAGCCATGGCCTGCGGAACGCCGATAATTTGCACACCCTATACGACGAGTGATTTTGTAGAGCAACTGAAAACTTGCTTCGTGATCGAGCGCCGATCGGGCGCGATGCGGGAGGCCGTCGAATATCTGCTTGATCGGCCCAAGCTGCTCGAGGAGATGGCCGTGTGCGGTCACCAGCGGATTCAGAATTTTTCCTGGGAGAGCGTGGCGGATCAGCTCGAGGAAATGTTCCGCGTTCTGGCGAAGAAGTCGACCGCCGAG from Myxococcales bacterium includes:
- a CDS encoding glycosyltransferase family 4 protein; protein product: MAKILTVALINSDYKLTGGVKRIFNIAHPLRERGYQVQLYSPSLAMPSWSEHQDFTVRSLDESLRDETDCAIFFNPKCIPYRYLAKNPATHKVIYFLLNGGHYKQSYQRWINRTQRLPDVCLAGNNGRWRNQYKLRGKQDFDLIGGIDLEHFTPPVEARQRRDPGERLTVITQGRDPSNFKGKGTNIIIKELEALSERIRLVIFSNKRVGCSSRKIELTEVVAIPPSEMPELYRSADLLIQNEDDAGGWSNTAAEAMACGTPIICTPYTTSDFVEQLKTCFVIERRSGAMREAVEYLLDRPKLLEEMAVCGHQRIQNFSWESVADQLEEMFRVLAKKSTAELAAAGSGFRRMLDRWSVGF